A window from Shimia isoporae encodes these proteins:
- a CDS encoding ABC transporter ATP-binding protein, whose translation MASITLKNVEKWFGQAQVIKGVDLEIEEGEFVIFVGPSGCGKSTLLRMIAGLEETSRGQILVGDRDATAEPPNKRGLAMVFQSYALYPHMSVRDNVGFPLKSAGLPKEEVAEKVAEAARVLKLDDYLDRRPKDLSGGQRQRVAIGRSIVRDPTAFLFDEPLSNLDAALRVEMRYEIAKLHQTLKATMIYVTHDQVEAMTLADRIVVLEFGKIAQVGTPRELYEKPANLFVAQFIGSPRMNVMPAETVALKTAPEGADSVGIRPEHLELVPSGEGLVQGTVDVLEYLGADTFVILNCGKAGQITVRVNGTADCRPGDAFGLSAPQEMLHMFDAQGLALI comes from the coding sequence TCAAGAACGTGGAAAAGTGGTTCGGGCAGGCCCAGGTAATCAAAGGTGTCGACCTCGAAATCGAGGAAGGTGAATTCGTGATCTTCGTTGGGCCATCGGGTTGCGGAAAATCAACTTTACTGCGGATGATTGCAGGGCTTGAAGAAACTTCACGCGGCCAGATTTTGGTCGGTGACCGGGACGCAACCGCAGAGCCTCCAAACAAACGTGGACTGGCCATGGTGTTTCAATCCTACGCGCTATATCCACATATGTCCGTGCGCGACAATGTTGGCTTTCCTTTGAAATCAGCCGGCCTTCCAAAAGAAGAAGTTGCTGAAAAAGTAGCCGAAGCAGCACGCGTTCTGAAGCTCGATGACTATCTGGATCGCCGCCCCAAAGACCTTTCCGGCGGTCAACGCCAACGGGTCGCTATAGGGCGCTCTATTGTACGCGATCCCACGGCCTTCCTGTTTGACGAACCGTTGTCCAATCTGGACGCGGCACTGCGCGTCGAAATGCGTTATGAGATCGCGAAACTGCACCAAACGCTCAAAGCGACCATGATCTATGTGACACACGATCAAGTCGAAGCCATGACGCTTGCAGATCGCATCGTCGTTCTCGAGTTTGGCAAGATCGCACAGGTCGGCACGCCCCGCGAGCTCTACGAAAAGCCTGCAAACTTGTTCGTGGCACAATTCATCGGTTCACCGCGCATGAATGTTATGCCCGCAGAAACCGTGGCCCTGAAAACCGCGCCAGAAGGTGCAGATTCGGTCGGCATCAGACCGGAACACCTCGAATTGGTCCCTTCAGGTGAAGGGTTGGTCCAAGGCACTGTTGATGTTTTGGAATACCTCGGCGCCGATACGTTCGTGATACTGAATTGTGGAAAAGCTGGCCAAATCACAGTGCGCGTCAACGGCACCGCGGATTGTCGCCCGGGCGATGCATTCGGTCTGTCGGCACCACAAGAGATGTTGCACATGTTCGACGCGCAGGGGCTCGCCCTCATATAA
- the torA gene encoding trimethylamine-N-oxide reductase TorA, whose translation MTTRRTVLKGLAASAASSLLGPSLLTKSAEAATSSAGTWRLTGSHWGAIEALVKGGKVAEIKPYENDPNPTDMVKGIKGVIYNPSRIKYPMARADWLDNRENADRTTRGDNRYVRITWDEALDLFYEELERIQNTYGPSGLFAGATGWRQTGMFHTCINHMNRGVGMHGNYVRKVGDYSTGAGQTILPYVIGNTEVYSQGTSWPVILENADTIVMWATDPMKNLQVGWTCETHESLEYFDEMRDKIAAGELRVISVDPVRTKTNKHVGAEQFYVNPQTDVAFMLAIAHTLYNEGLHDEEFLNIYTLGFERFLAYVQGEAEDGVEKTPEWAAPICGVDADKIRDFARIMAGGRTQLLFGWSVQRQQHGEQPYWMGTIIAAMLGQIGLPGGGVSYSHHYSGIGVPQTGASMPGAFPLNLDLGKVPEHDNTNFNGASAVIPVARWVDMLLNPGGKIQHNGHEITFPDVRMAVYTGCNPWHHHQDRNKMRKAFQQLETVIAIDYAWTATCRHADLVLPACTQFERNDLDTFGGYSNTGVIAMHKLIDPLYHSKTDFEIFAGLTKRFGRSEEYTRGMTEMEWVKQTYETTRSANEGRFDMPSFEEFWEQGIVKFDRGENWTRHADFREDPEINALGTPSGFIEISSRTIEKFGYDDCGAHPKWMEKVERSHGGPMSDKYPIWLQSCHPDQRLHSQMCESDEYRATYAVQGREPIYMSPEDAAARGIEDGDIVRVFNDRGQLLAGARVTDDYAPGVVRIHEGAWYGPVDASIGALDTYGDPNTLTIDVGASKLSQATSANTCLVEIEKFEGDAPPVTSFGGPTEVSL comes from the coding sequence ATGACAACTCGTCGTACAGTTCTGAAAGGTTTGGCAGCCAGCGCGGCGTCGTCGTTGCTGGGACCGAGCCTGCTTACAAAATCAGCTGAAGCCGCCACAAGCAGCGCAGGCACCTGGCGTCTGACCGGTTCTCATTGGGGAGCAATCGAAGCGCTGGTCAAAGGCGGCAAAGTTGCCGAGATCAAGCCATACGAAAACGATCCAAACCCCACCGACATGGTCAAGGGGATCAAGGGCGTTATCTACAACCCGTCTCGCATTAAATACCCGATGGCGCGAGCGGACTGGCTCGATAATCGCGAGAACGCAGACCGCACAACACGCGGCGACAACCGATACGTGCGCATCACATGGGACGAAGCGCTCGACCTGTTCTATGAAGAGCTGGAGCGCATCCAGAACACCTATGGTCCTTCCGGCCTCTTTGCCGGCGCTACCGGATGGCGCCAAACGGGCATGTTCCACACATGCATCAACCACATGAACCGCGGTGTCGGCATGCATGGCAACTATGTCCGCAAAGTGGGCGACTATTCGACAGGTGCCGGTCAAACCATCCTGCCCTACGTCATCGGCAACACAGAAGTGTATTCGCAAGGCACAAGCTGGCCCGTGATCCTCGAGAACGCGGATACCATCGTCATGTGGGCGACAGACCCGATGAAAAACCTTCAGGTTGGCTGGACTTGCGAGACGCACGAGTCGCTGGAGTATTTCGACGAGATGCGTGACAAAATCGCCGCTGGCGAACTGCGTGTCATCAGCGTGGATCCGGTCCGCACCAAAACCAACAAACATGTTGGCGCGGAGCAATTCTATGTGAACCCGCAAACCGACGTGGCTTTCATGCTCGCCATCGCACACACCCTTTATAACGAGGGTTTGCATGACGAAGAGTTCCTGAACATCTATACTCTGGGCTTCGAACGTTTCCTTGCATACGTGCAGGGTGAGGCAGAGGACGGTGTCGAGAAAACGCCTGAATGGGCTGCACCTATCTGTGGTGTTGATGCAGACAAAATTCGCGACTTTGCCCGTATCATGGCCGGCGGTCGTACTCAACTTCTGTTCGGCTGGTCGGTTCAACGTCAGCAACACGGTGAACAACCATACTGGATGGGCACAATTATTGCTGCCATGCTCGGCCAGATCGGCTTGCCTGGCGGCGGAGTGAGTTACTCTCACCACTACAGTGGAATTGGCGTTCCTCAAACCGGCGCCAGCATGCCGGGCGCATTCCCGCTCAACCTCGATCTGGGTAAAGTACCAGAGCACGACAACACAAATTTCAACGGGGCAAGCGCCGTCATCCCGGTGGCGCGCTGGGTTGATATGTTGCTGAACCCGGGTGGCAAAATTCAGCACAACGGGCATGAAATCACCTTCCCCGACGTGCGTATGGCGGTCTACACGGGCTGTAATCCGTGGCATCACCATCAGGACCGCAACAAAATGCGCAAGGCGTTCCAGCAACTGGAAACGGTTATCGCTATCGACTACGCGTGGACCGCAACTTGTCGTCACGCCGATCTTGTGCTCCCGGCCTGCACCCAGTTCGAGCGAAATGACCTCGATACCTTTGGAGGATATTCCAACACAGGCGTCATCGCGATGCACAAGCTGATCGATCCGCTTTATCACTCGAAAACGGACTTCGAAATCTTTGCTGGCCTGACCAAACGCTTCGGGCGCAGCGAAGAATACACGCGGGGCATGACCGAAATGGAGTGGGTCAAACAGACCTACGAAACCACACGTTCGGCTAATGAGGGTCGTTTTGACATGCCTTCTTTCGAAGAGTTCTGGGAACAAGGCATCGTCAAATTTGATCGCGGTGAAAACTGGACCCGTCACGCGGACTTCCGAGAAGACCCTGAAATCAATGCTCTTGGCACGCCCTCGGGCTTTATCGAGATCTCGAGCCGCACGATTGAAAAATTCGGATACGACGACTGCGGGGCGCACCCGAAGTGGATGGAAAAGGTCGAACGATCACATGGCGGACCGATGTCGGACAAATACCCGATCTGGCTACAATCGTGCCATCCGGACCAGCGTCTCCACTCGCAGATGTGTGAATCTGACGAATATCGTGCGACCTACGCCGTTCAAGGCCGAGAGCCTATCTACATGAGCCCCGAAGACGCTGCCGCGCGTGGGATCGAGGACGGCGATATCGTCCGCGTCTTCAATGATCGCGGCCAACTCCTTGCAGGTGCACGGGTAACAGATGACTACGCACCCGGCGTCGTCCGTATTCATGAAGGCGCGTGGTATGGACCCGTCGACGCAAGCATTGGTGCTCTAGATACATATGGGGACCCCAACACTCTGACGATTGACGTGGGAGCGTCAAAACTCTCGCAAGCGACCTCGGCGAACACTTGTCTGGTTGAAATCGAGAAATTCGAGGGAGACGCCCCTCCGGTCACTTCCTTCGGCGGACCGACCGAGGTCTCGCTCTGA
- a CDS encoding periplasmic nitrate reductase, NapE protein, which produces MNVSSDETPAPSRRREWTTFLILTLVILPALAIAFVGTWGLVVWISHIINGPPTVKF; this is translated from the coding sequence ATGAATGTAAGTTCTGACGAAACGCCCGCCCCTTCTCGACGGCGGGAGTGGACGACTTTTCTAATTTTGACGCTGGTAATCCTTCCCGCGCTTGCGATTGCTTTTGTGGGTACGTGGGGGTTGGTCGTTTGGATCAGCCACATAATCAACGGGCCACCAACCGTAAAATTCTGA
- the torC gene encoding pentaheme c-type cytochrome TorC: protein MGIWKAIKNFWTVLKRPPATISLGVLSIGGFITGILFWGGFNTALEATNTEEFCISCHEMRDNVYVELQQTVHWENRTGVRATCPDCHVPHEWTNKIARKMQASKEVWGAIFGTINTREKFLAKREELARHEWARLEANNSLECRNCHDYDSMNWDEMSAEAQFYMKPAAELNTGCIQCHKGIAHELPERGEGTSPVVATLDGRAASSLSAGEDYFSYKPVELYEDSEFTTPAGNLGMAARVEVAEVQGDKVRLDISAWRKDKGYGRVLYADFGRNMRIAVLERDTAQNAELISAGEPQNDDNTGLDWVEVKTSLWAPASGFVADVEQLWNVASESYQSSCSTCHAQPDPEHFTANAWPAQFNGMVGFTNMDAVEQELVLSYLQNHSSDFNDSH from the coding sequence ATGGGCATTTGGAAAGCAATCAAGAATTTCTGGACGGTTCTAAAGCGTCCGCCAGCCACAATTAGTCTTGGGGTTCTGTCGATCGGCGGCTTTATCACCGGCATTCTGTTCTGGGGTGGTTTCAACACCGCGCTCGAAGCCACCAACACCGAAGAGTTTTGCATCAGCTGCCACGAAATGCGCGACAACGTGTATGTCGAGTTGCAACAGACCGTCCATTGGGAAAACCGGACCGGCGTAAGGGCCACTTGCCCGGACTGCCACGTTCCACATGAATGGACCAACAAGATCGCTCGGAAAATGCAGGCCTCAAAAGAAGTCTGGGGCGCCATTTTCGGCACCATCAACACCCGTGAGAAGTTTTTGGCAAAGCGCGAGGAACTCGCACGCCATGAATGGGCTCGCCTCGAAGCGAACAACTCGCTGGAGTGCCGCAACTGCCACGACTACGACAGCATGAATTGGGATGAGATGTCAGCCGAGGCGCAGTTTTATATGAAACCCGCTGCAGAGCTGAACACCGGCTGTATCCAATGCCATAAAGGTATTGCGCACGAATTGCCGGAACGCGGCGAGGGTACCAGCCCTGTGGTAGCAACCCTCGACGGCCGCGCGGCAAGCTCCCTCAGCGCCGGAGAGGACTACTTCTCCTACAAACCTGTCGAGCTATACGAGGATTCTGAGTTTACCACCCCCGCCGGAAACCTTGGCATGGCCGCCCGCGTCGAAGTAGCTGAAGTTCAGGGCGACAAGGTGCGGCTCGATATTTCCGCCTGGCGCAAGGACAAAGGTTATGGGCGGGTTCTATATGCTGACTTTGGTCGCAATATGCGCATCGCGGTTCTGGAACGCGACACCGCTCAGAATGCGGAGCTGATCTCTGCGGGCGAACCTCAAAACGACGACAACACTGGTCTGGACTGGGTTGAGGTAAAAACTTCGCTCTGGGCGCCGGCAAGTGGGTTTGTGGCGGATGTCGAGCAACTCTGGAATGTGGCAAGTGAAAGCTACCAATCCTCGTGCAGCACCTGCCACGCGCAACCCGACCCCGAGCACTTCACTGCCAATGCATGGCCAGCCCAATTCAACGGAATGGTCGGCTTCACCAATATGGACGCCGTCGAGCAGGAGCTTGTTTTGAGTTATCTGCAGAACCACTCGTCCGACTTCAACGACTCGCACTAG